The following is a genomic window from Pseudomonadota bacterium.
CGCGGTCGGCAGGCAAGTTGCTCTGCGATCGGTCGCGACGTTGGCGGCCTGTGCGGGGATCACTGCCGAGCGTTGGCGCGGATCGCCGCCGACCACCAAGTCGTCAGACCGCGACCGTACTTGTCGATGTTCGTCGCAAAGCGATCGTCTGCCTCGTACAGGTCCGCGAGCCCGGCGTGCGTCTTCGCGTCGCAGGGATAAAACCAGCGATCGATCGAAAGCCGGTGCCTCTCCGCGACCGCCATGGCTTCGGTGCCATCGGCCGGCGCGCTCGCACCAAAGAGTGCTGCCGCGGCGCTCATGATCGCATGGGACTCTTGCTTGTACCTATCCCAGTCCGCCTTGGTGTACTTGCTCGTGCGCTGCACGGACACCTTGTAGGCGTCGGTATTGCCCCAGCGCTCCTTGACTTCGTCCTCGTACCTCGAGGGATCGAAGCCATCGAACATCGCGCTG
Proteins encoded in this region:
- a CDS encoding MerR family transcriptional regulator is translated as MAKSRTYRVKEVARIAGVSVRALHHYDEIGLLPPSGRTGAGYRIYGDDDLLRLQQILVGRELGMPLEAIKRFLDDPSFDRRAALERQRKDLAARAQRTAAMLRAVDVALAATAGDGGKTMKDMGKEEISAMFDGFDPSRYEDEVKERWGNTDAYKVSVQRTSKYTKADWDRYKQESHAIMSAAAALFGASAPADGTEAMAVAERHRLSIDRWFYPCDAKTHAGLADLYEADDRFATNIDKYGRGLTTWWSAAIRANARQ